The following proteins come from a genomic window of Columba livia isolate bColLiv1 breed racing homer chromosome 27, bColLiv1.pat.W.v2, whole genome shotgun sequence:
- the ACER1 gene encoding alkaline ceramidase 1 isoform X2, which yields MKALVKCKINLQISNVGFFALSPVLLYLNRQYRQHRPVPLYIISGLLLCVGLFSVYFHMTLSYVGQLLDELSILWTLAVAYSFWLPKTYFPRCIKSRKHFFWLTGITTVVSTLMSFVKPSVNAYALNCIAFHLLYLMWRELKKCNDKRVHRMAAVMVLWWVLAISSWISDRWLCGLWQAIGFPYLHSFWHVLIAISLLYCFPLVIYFDVRNEMPSFKPKLGYWPSDSWPVVVPYIALEEPLKQC from the exons ATGAAAGCCTTAGTGAAATGCAAGATTAATCTCCAG atcagcAATGTGggcttctttgccctttctcctgTCCTGCTCTACCTGAACCGGCAGTACCGTCAGCACCGCCCCGTGCCCTTGTACATCATCTCTGGCCTCCTCCTCTGTGTAG GTCTCTTCTCCGTGTACTTCCACATGACCCTGAGCTATGTGGGACAACTCTTAGACGAGCTCTCCATCCTCTGGACACTGGCTGTAGCCTATTCCTTTTGGTTACCAAAAACTTACTTCCCCAGGTGCATCAAGAGCAG gaagcatttcttctgGTTGACCGGTATCACCACCGTGGTCAGTACCTTGATGTCCTTTGTCAAACCTTCTGTCAATGCCTATGCACTCAACTGCATCGCCTTCCACCTGCTGTACCTGATGTGGCGGGAGCTCAAAAA GTGCAACGACAAGAGGGTTCACCGCATGGCCGCGGTCATGGTGTTGTGGTGGGTGCTGGCCATCAGCAGCTGGATCAGTGACCGGTGGCTctgtgggctctggcaggcCATCGGCTTCCCCTACCTCCACAGCTTCTG GCATGTGCTGATAGCCATATCCCTCCTGTACTGCTTCCCACTGGTCATCTACTTTGACGTCAGGAACGAGATGCCGTCGTTTAAGCCCAAGCTGGGATACTGGCCCAGTGACTCATGGCCTGTCGTGGTGCCATACATCGCCCTGGAGGAACCCCTCAAGCAGTGCTAG
- the ACER1 gene encoding alkaline ceramidase 1 isoform X1 gives MPNIFSYQSAEVDWCEGNFEHSAIIAEYYNTISNVGFFALSPVLLYLNRQYRQHRPVPLYIISGLLLCVGLFSVYFHMTLSYVGQLLDELSILWTLAVAYSFWLPKTYFPRCIKSRKHFFWLTGITTVVSTLMSFVKPSVNAYALNCIAFHLLYLMWRELKKCNDKRVHRMAAVMVLWWVLAISSWISDRWLCGLWQAIGFPYLHSFWHVLIAISLLYCFPLVIYFDVRNEMPSFKPKLGYWPSDSWPVVVPYIALEEPLKQC, from the exons ATGCCGAACATATTTTCCTACCAGAGCGCCGAAGTCGACTGGTGCGAAGGCAACTTTGAGCACTCGGCGATCATTGCCGAGTACTATAACACT atcagcAATGTGggcttctttgccctttctcctgTCCTGCTCTACCTGAACCGGCAGTACCGTCAGCACCGCCCCGTGCCCTTGTACATCATCTCTGGCCTCCTCCTCTGTGTAG GTCTCTTCTCCGTGTACTTCCACATGACCCTGAGCTATGTGGGACAACTCTTAGACGAGCTCTCCATCCTCTGGACACTGGCTGTAGCCTATTCCTTTTGGTTACCAAAAACTTACTTCCCCAGGTGCATCAAGAGCAG gaagcatttcttctgGTTGACCGGTATCACCACCGTGGTCAGTACCTTGATGTCCTTTGTCAAACCTTCTGTCAATGCCTATGCACTCAACTGCATCGCCTTCCACCTGCTGTACCTGATGTGGCGGGAGCTCAAAAA GTGCAACGACAAGAGGGTTCACCGCATGGCCGCGGTCATGGTGTTGTGGTGGGTGCTGGCCATCAGCAGCTGGATCAGTGACCGGTGGCTctgtgggctctggcaggcCATCGGCTTCCCCTACCTCCACAGCTTCTG GCATGTGCTGATAGCCATATCCCTCCTGTACTGCTTCCCACTGGTCATCTACTTTGACGTCAGGAACGAGATGCCGTCGTTTAAGCCCAAGCTGGGATACTGGCCCAGTGACTCATGGCCTGTCGTGGTGCCATACATCGCCCTGGAGGAACCCCTCAAGCAGTGCTAG